The following coding sequences are from one Streptomyces sp. NBC_01294 window:
- a CDS encoding TIGR00730 family Rossman fold protein, whose translation MGNPESSARRRPEEQQLGPVLRRRSQIKAGSTTDQRLLDSAGPSEWVHTDPWRVLRIQSEFIEGFGTLAELPPAISVFGSARTPEGSPEYDAGVRIGSALVDAGFAVITGGGPGAMEAANKGAREANGVSVGLGIELPFEQGLNQHVDLGLNFRYFFVRKTMFVKYSQGFVVLPGGLGTLDELFEALTLVQTQKITRFPIVLFGTEYWSGLIDWLRNTVIAQGKASERDLYLFHVTDDVDEAIALVTKEVGK comes from the coding sequence ATGGGCAACCCCGAAAGTTCCGCTCGTCGTCGGCCCGAGGAGCAGCAGCTCGGGCCGGTGCTGAGGAGGCGGAGCCAGATCAAGGCGGGCAGTACGACGGACCAGCGGCTGCTGGACTCCGCCGGGCCCTCCGAGTGGGTGCACACCGATCCCTGGCGGGTCCTGCGCATCCAGTCGGAGTTCATCGAGGGCTTCGGCACGCTCGCCGAGCTGCCGCCCGCGATCAGCGTGTTCGGATCCGCCCGTACTCCGGAGGGTTCGCCGGAGTACGACGCGGGCGTACGGATCGGAAGCGCGCTGGTCGACGCCGGCTTCGCGGTGATCACCGGCGGCGGTCCGGGCGCGATGGAGGCGGCCAACAAGGGCGCCCGCGAGGCCAACGGCGTCTCGGTCGGCCTCGGCATCGAGCTCCCCTTCGAGCAGGGGCTCAACCAGCACGTCGACCTCGGGCTGAACTTCCGGTACTTCTTCGTCCGCAAGACGATGTTCGTGAAGTACAGCCAGGGCTTCGTCGTCCTGCCGGGCGGCCTGGGCACGCTGGACGAGCTGTTCGAGGCGCTGACCCTGGTCCAGACGCAGAAGATCACCCGCTTCCCGATCGTGCTGTTCGGCACGGAGTACTGGAGCGGGCTGATCGACTGGCTGCGGAACACGGTGATCGCCCAGGGCAAGGCCTCGGAGAGGGACCTCTACCTGTTCCACGTCACGGACGACGTGGACGAGGCGATCGCGCTGGTGACGAAGGAAGTCGGGA
- the dapE gene encoding succinyl-diaminopimelate desuccinylase, whose product MSESELDLTLDAAELTARLVDIPSVSGDEKVLADLVEHALRGLPHLTVDRFGNNVVARTDLGRAERVVLAGHLDTVPIADNVPSRLDENDVLWGCGTTDMKSGVAVQLRIAATVPEPNRDLTFVFYDQEEVAADLNGLGKVAEAHPDWLTGDFAVLLEPSNAEVEGGCQGTLRVLLRTAGERAHSARSWMGSNAIHSASPILATLAAYEPRRPVIDGLEYHEGLNAVRIEGGVANNVIPDACTVTVNFRYAPDRSEAEALAHVREVFADCDIAEFVVDDSSGGALPGLSHPAAAAFMEAVGGRAMPKFGWTDVSRFSALGVPAVNYGPGDALLAHKVDERVETKAILHCEERLRAWLTS is encoded by the coding sequence ATGTCCGAATCCGAGCTGGACCTCACCCTGGACGCCGCCGAGCTGACCGCCCGGCTCGTCGACATTCCGTCCGTGAGCGGCGACGAGAAGGTACTCGCCGACCTCGTGGAACACGCGTTGCGCGGCCTGCCGCACCTGACCGTGGACCGCTTCGGCAACAACGTCGTCGCCCGCACGGACCTCGGCCGCGCCGAGCGCGTCGTGCTCGCCGGCCACCTCGACACCGTGCCGATCGCCGACAACGTCCCCTCCCGCCTCGACGAGAACGACGTGCTGTGGGGCTGCGGGACGACCGACATGAAGTCCGGTGTCGCCGTGCAGCTGCGCATCGCCGCGACCGTGCCCGAGCCGAACCGGGACCTCACCTTCGTCTTCTACGACCAGGAGGAGGTCGCCGCCGACCTCAACGGCCTGGGCAAGGTCGCGGAAGCACACCCCGACTGGCTGACGGGCGACTTCGCCGTGCTGCTGGAGCCCTCCAACGCCGAGGTCGAAGGCGGCTGCCAGGGCACCCTGCGCGTGCTGCTCCGCACGGCCGGCGAACGCGCGCACTCCGCCCGCAGCTGGATGGGCTCCAACGCCATCCACTCGGCGAGCCCGATCCTGGCCACGCTCGCGGCGTACGAGCCCCGCAGGCCGGTCATCGACGGCCTGGAGTACCACGAGGGCCTCAACGCGGTCCGCATCGAGGGCGGCGTCGCCAACAACGTCATCCCCGACGCGTGCACGGTGACGGTCAACTTCCGCTACGCCCCGGACCGCAGCGAGGCCGAGGCACTGGCCCACGTACGGGAGGTGTTCGCGGACTGCGACATCGCCGAGTTCGTGGTCGACGACTCCTCCGGCGGGGCCCTGCCGGGCCTCTCCCACCCGGCGGCCGCGGCCTTCATGGAGGCCGTCGGCGGCCGGGCCATGCCGAAGTTCGGCTGGACGGACGTCTCCCGCTTCAGCGCGCTGGGCGTTCCGGCGGTCAATTACGGCCCCGGCGACGCGCTGCTGGCCCACAAGGTCGACGAGCGCGTCGAGACGAAGGCGATCCTGCACTGCGAGGAACGACTCCGTGCCTGGCTGACCTCCTGA